A region of the Haematobia irritans isolate KBUSLIRL chromosome 5, ASM5000362v1, whole genome shotgun sequence genome:
TTGCAttcagttttgattttatgtagaaatgaatATCATCCTCAGTTGTTTCTGGTGCAAAACGGGCAGCAAAAATGGTTTTCATTGGGGGTAAGACCCTTAAAGGTTTTGGAGCTGAACCAGCAGGCGATTGATTTGTAGGTGTATTAAAAGGAGAAAAGAATGAATTAGTATCAGTTAACACAGTAGCTGGTGCCACTACTGTTCCAGTGTTCAGTAAATTCGAATGCGACGGGGTAATAATAATAGGTGGAATAGGTAAAGGTGCAGTTTCAGCGTTGTTAGTAGGAATGACAACAGTCTCTGAATCGTGAATATTATTATTGGTGTTAACTAGTGTCGGAGAAATTGTTTCAATCTCATTGTTAGATGAATTCTTGTTAGATTTAGATTTCTTCCTTTTTCTGGAGTTTTCAGTTGGTGATTGTAACACTATGTCCAAGTTTGAAGAATTATCAAGAatattcttatattttttaaagcgaTCTGAGATCAAATCAAAATCCCTCGAAATATCATCGAGTCTGGCTCTACAGtttttaaaaaaggtaaaaaactcGCCATCAATATGTTTGCACTTTTCACAGCACCACCGCAGACCCTTATCTTCACGTAAGTTGTCAATTGTGCGTGCTGCTAATTGCGCACATTTTGAATGGTAACTTGTTGAACAAATCCAGCACGAAATCATTTGTTCATCCAATTTAGTGATAAGACACGATGGTATAGGGCAagccatttttcaatttttcttaataTGTCAAAGACAAGAATGTGGATGCAAATATATTTCCAACAATTTAGCAATGAATAAATATATGATTCAGACTTGAaatcaaatgtgaaatttaaTACGTAAAATCCAAAGTATACTTCGAGGCATATACAAAATCAGAGTTGAGTTTAGGTTAGCAAATTCAGTACTTAGCTATTTCAACAACCAGTGATTAGTACTTAGCCTGATCAACAACCacagaaaaacttttgaagTGAGCTTTTATCAATCAAAACAGAAGGAGAACAGTGGAATGACGTTTCGCTGGCCAAACACTATTGAGTGAGGAGTAAGCTGACGTTTCTAATTTGTGTACTCACAGGTCAAAGCGCCTTTTCTCTTTGTTTACAGAAACctcgaaacaacaacaaaaactgaaATATTTGTATTGCTTTCGATGGTTTGcagttttataaaactttataaaaatacagcATTCAACACAAAACAGCTCAaacgaaatatgtcgaacagaaTGCAAAAGCTTTAGATCACGTTAAGCACCGGTTTTAGCACAAGTTAAGCGAGATAttcacaatgaaattttaattttaattggagcAACTTGAAAACACGTCCAACAATGtaacaatgttgacaaatgaaggtatataaaaacgatcagctaaaggattcagatatGGACAagtctctgtctgaatcagaagtaagcggatcctcttgcgaagtcgagggagataccaaagttgaagacatgtatagacaccgtatgcgagaggaggtttctattgcctcagaactcaccaaagtgaacctatggttattgcgagagtctccgagatctgaagaggacattcttgatgactcgattgaaacggctgatgtgacggttgttgaaaatctcgatggtcctacggatcctccagataaatcttcacaattgtaaggctgcatgtgcagcCCTAAAAGTTCTACTGATGAAAGGgggcatagatatagttcttattcaagaaccatatgtttatagaaacaaaatatg
Encoded here:
- the LOC142239884 gene encoding uncharacterized protein LOC142239884, with protein sequence MACPIPSCLITKLDEQMISCWICSTSYHSKCAQLAARTIDNLREDKGLRWCCEKCKHIDGEFFTFFKNCRARLDDISRDFDLISDRFKKYKNILDNSSNLDIVLQSPTENSRKRKKSKSNKNSSNNEIETISPTLVNTNNNIHDSETVVIPTNNAETAPLPIPPIIITPSHSNLLNTGTVVAPATVLTDTNSFFSPFNTPTNQSPAGSAPKPLRVLPPMKTIFAARFAPETTEDDIHFYIKSKLNANVDIKVSKLQFVERRNKSSFKIFVPEDIFDTVVNPEFWPYRAVVHEFVFRDRVARLPARPVEQSKN